GGAACCAACTCGACCTGCGATAGCACCCCGGGTCACACAAGGAAGCTATGAGTGCGGTACTTTCTCAAATTCCACGAACCGAGCCGTCATCGTCCCGGCGGAAGAAGCAAAAATAAGACGGCGTCCCGCCGGCAGATAAGGAGTCACGTACACTCAGCGTGTATCTATAAGGGCGGCTGTGACTTGTCAAGATGAATCAAGCCAACTCAAACGCTGTGGTGTGAGGAGAGAGCAGGGAGGAAGTCCAGGACACCGAACGGCCGCATTTACGCGACGTCGAGCAAAATTTCACAAGTTGCCGACCCAGAGACGGAGCAAGCGTCCCTCGTGTCGCATGACCCATTTCATTTGTTGCCGCTTGCGAAACCTGTGAGAAACGCCTCCGAGTTCCGCTGAGTTCAgagaaatcgcgcttttttttctgACTCCGTTAATGTTCACTCAACTCAACACGGGGCTTGATAAAAGGGCCCGAATCAGCCGCTCAGAGCATTAGTGAAGACTAAGGGAGGCCAGCAGAGTAGACGAAGATCGGAATGTAGTGACTGTCGTCCGCATTGTCAAGCAAGTCAAGAGTATCCAACAAACGTGCTGGAAGAAGGTACTTCAATAAGGCCGGTATATTCATCAAGATTGGTGTTTGGGAGGAGCAGAGCtaaagagagaaaaatatttgttgGCGCTACTTGGAATTTAGAGACCCGATTTTTAGGAATAGGTGTACAAGCAAAGATGTCAGGCATACAGCTCTTAGCTCTCTGCGTTGTCTTCCTGCCTGGAGTTGTGCTCGGCGCCAGCCTTCCGGGCGGTTTCTACCGTAGGAGATGGGACGCCGATCCCATCTACAGCCAGATGGCGCACTTCGCCGTAGCCCAGCACACAGCGGGACACGAGTACTTCGACACGGTTCTCGAGCTCTTCGAAGTGGACGTCCAGGTAAGGCGAACGTAAAAGACTCGGTCTGCTTTGCCGATGGGCGCTAATATGTTGAGTATCTTTTAACGCTTGTGTTTAATACTCAGTTTCCTCACGCTTACGCGTCGTCGCTTATCAACATTTAGTCGTACGTTGTGTTTCAAACTGTTGAACAGAGATTTTTTTTGGAAATGCCACGAGAGATACTAGGAAGAGGTTTTGGCTGGTGGATGCTAAAGCATTTCGGACGTTCTATACGTGACAGCTCGGCTAATAAAGGTCATATTTAACAAATATAActgattaactttttaactatcaatAATAGGTGGCAATATTAAATTGCGAAACGAAAGGCCGGCAAGGTCACAGGTGAGTTCAATTTTGAAATTTTCTCAGTTGGCTACGTGTTTCGAAATACTGAACTTAAAAGTACGCATTTGACAGCTAGTTGAGCTGGCTTTCCCACTTGCACATTTATAAAACGGCGTTGCTAGGATTTCTGCTGAAGCCAATAGACACGTCGTTTACGCATTTTAAAGTGATGGGTGACGCTACTATATACAGCGTCATCATTTATAAATTTATAAATGTGCTATTAGGGGAAGCCACTTCAACTGGATCTGAAATGGATTTTTTTGCGTTCAGTTTTTCGGGCGACGTAGCCGATTTGAAAAATTTACAAACTTTACTTACCTTTGATCTTGCCGGTCTTCAATTTCGTGATACAACATTGCCCCTTCAAATGAAAAATCAAAAGTTGATTTGTTATAATACGTTAAATATCCCTTTATATATACAGCTCTATCAGGTATATAATTTAGAACTCACCTTTTAAAATATCTCTACACAAGTAGCATTGTCTCATCTCTGATGGCTGTAAAAACCTTTGCTGAATAAATTGAAACCCCCGCTATAATGTGCAATGCGTAACGGCACCATTTTTGCTTACAAAAGTTTTATTGTTTGAAAATTAGCACAAGCAAATACGTGCCACACTGCCAGGAATGGGGTGTACTGGATTTTTACATAAAATCATGGCTGTGGTTATAATAGCTTTTAGGAGGATAGTTATTCTCACTATAACTCGATATAAGCACAAGTAATTGCCTCATCGCTACAAATCTCGAACCCTGCCGCATTACACGCGGGCGCCACTGCGGCGGTCTCAAAACCAGGACTGGAGCCCTAGTGCAGAGCGGCAATGTTCAAAATTtggaggcggggggggggaggagggtgtTAGCTAATTATTCCTTACAGAACTCAAACAATTTTTGCTGCGGGAAAGAAGCATAGTAGTCATGTCTCCTTCGCATTATTATCATTTTACATCTGACCAATAACATTAGGCCTCGATGTTATTAAACATTACGGCTGAGTACTATGCCGTAAGCCGTGAAATGCTATCACTGAGAAATAAGGACGTTAGGAATGATAATAAAATTTAGGCATAATAAAAAAGATATGCACATGATTGTGCCTTTGCACTGCCGTTATCTCAGTACACATTTACATTGCGCGAGAGAATAGAAAAACCGTTAATAGTGTTTCATGATGCAATCCTTGTGATCATGTAATCCAAGTCATTTTGTTCCGTGTATGACGGAGAGCGGGCACTCTTTGGCGTGAAGCGAAGCCGTGTTGTGAGACACGTGTTTAACG
This region of Amblyomma americanum isolate KBUSLIRL-KWMA chromosome 5, ASM5285725v1, whole genome shotgun sequence genomic DNA includes:
- the LOC144132534 gene encoding cystatin-2-like, with protein sequence MSGIQLLALCVVFLPGVVLGASLPGGFYRRRWDADPIYSQMAHFAVAQHTAGHEYFDTVLELFEVDVQSAAGFNYRLRFTTAESTCRGAETYSPDICWPKKKQAKEVCTAFVFYVPWVGRRSVKSMRCQPARSRFH